TGCGACTGACCGTCCTGAATCGCGCACACGTAGAAATCCCCGACGATCTGATGCTCGCGCTCGCCACAGACGGCATCACGGCCGCTTTCACGTTGCTTCCGCCTGGCAAACAGCAATACATCATTCGCCGCATCAACGAAGCGGTCAAACCGCAGTCGCGGAAGAAGAGGATTCAGGAGGCCGTGGAAGCCGCGCATGAGCGAAGAGGGCGGCTGATCGATGAAGACGTCGAGGGGTGAGCGCCGACGTCCCCGTCCTTCACGCGGACGGTCCTGCGGCTCAGGCGCTGGCAAAAGCGATGCCGGAAGACAAGTATGGATGCCGTCCGACGGCGGCAAAGGCGTCGATGTCGATGGACTTCTTCGTACAGAAGATGACAGAGCAGACCGCGTGGATGAACGGTGTGACGCCGCCGTGGAGTAAGTAGTGGCTCATGGCGCCTGACACGCTCCCGGCGCTTGTCGAAGCGTGCGAAGAGCTACTGACGGCAATGTCAGTCCCATCGCCGCGCGAGCGCTGACATTAGCGGCAATTGATCGATCGATCGCAGGGCTCGAAGTTGCCTCCGCGCACCACCGCGTTGCGCCACGCGCGGGCCGGATGTCCGAGCTCAACATCCCTGTTCATGATCGACTTCACTCAAAACCGACTTCGCGAGAAGGTGGTCCTCATCGTCGGAGGGAGTTCGGGAATCGGACTCGCTGCGGCGAGACAGGCGGCGGCGCAAGGCGCGTCGCTCGCACTCTTGGCGCGTAACGCGGAGCGGCTCGCCACCGCCGCCACGGCGGTACGCACGGCGGGTACGGCGTCCGTGAGCACACACGCGGTCGATGCCACCGATGTCACCGCGCTCGAGGCGGCGTTTGCCGAGGTGCAACGCATTCACGGGGCCATCGACCATGTGCTGCTCACCGCCGGTGGCGCCACGTTGGCACCGTTGCTCGACCATCGCAGCATCGACGAGCAGGTCGCACCACTCGAGCAGCGCATCCGCACGGCGATCATCACGGTGCGCGCGCTCGCCCCCGGTATGCGAGACGGTGGATCGTTTGTGTTCGTCGGCGGCATCTCCACCGATCGTCCGGTCAAAGGGGCATGGGCGACCGGCGTCGCCACAGCTGCCGCGGAGCAGCTTGCCCGTACGCTCGCGCTCGAACTGGCGCCGATACGCGCCAATGCCATCTCGCCCGGCTGGATCGACACCCCGATGTGGGATGGCGTACTGGGCGACGAAAAGTCGGACGTGTTCGCCCAGATCGTCGCGCGCACGCCCATCGGTCGATTTGCGTCCGCTGAGGAGACGGCGGATGCGGCGCTTTTCCTGATGCAGAATGGCGGTATCACCGGCGAAGTCCTGCACATCGATGGCGGACAGCGCCTCACCTGAATCGGAGCACTCGCATGTCACATATCAACGTATCCGAACTCGACACGACGGCCCTGTTCTCCATTGCCGCCACGGCCACCGGTGGCCGCGATGGTCGCATCGCCACCGCCGACGGCCGACTCGAAAGCCGTCTCGCCTTTCCCCCGGAACTTGGGGGCGACGGCAACGGCCTCAGTCCCGAGCACCTCTTCGCGGCGGGGCACGCCGCATGCTTTGCCTCCTCGGTCAAAGTGGCGGCGCAACATGCTGGCGTCAGAGTCTCAACCGTTCGGGTCACGGCAACGGTCACGGTGCAGCGTGAATCGTCGGGCGCCTTTCGCCTGCGCAGCGCACTGGAGGTCGACGCCCCAGAGCTGCCCCCCGCTCAGGCCGCGGCCATCATTGAAGCGACACACGGCATCTGCATGTACTCGCGAGCGCTCGCCGGGCACGCGGACGTCACCGCCACCTGGCTTGCGCCAGCGGTGTAAGGTTGGAGTGTACGCGGCGGAGATGGCAGGCGGTTGCCCTATTCTCCCCTTCAGGTCTGCCACCGACCGGCCGATACGAGAATGGAGGTTGCGCCGATCAGGCGCGTCCGGACTTGCCGACGATGTGGTTGGCTGCGCGACGCGCCGTGAGGCTACGCCGTGCCTCATGTCTGACGCGGCTAGGTGGCGTGACGTGCCGGTCGGACCATGGCCACAGACGAAGATCGCCTCACGGGCTTGTGTACGCGTCCCACGCTACGCGAGCGACTGGCCGAGGCGCTGGCCCAGGCGACCCCCGACGGTCCGCAGCCGGCGTTGTTGGCGCTCGACCTCGATCGCTTTCAGGAGGTCAACGATAGCACGGGCCTGGCCACTGGCGACGGCGTACTCAGTCGTGTGGCGCGCCGCATCGTGAGCGCCGCACCACCGGGGGCAACGGTCGCCCGCATCAGTGGTGATGAATTCGCCGTGCTGTTGCCGGATTCGAGTACCGGCGAAGCGGTCGCGGCGCGTCTGCTCGAACTGATTGGCCGACCATATGCCGTGAACGGTCACGCCGTCACGATCAGCGTCAGCATCGGTCTCGCGCTGTCACCGCACGATGGCGGTGATGCCGACGCGCTGCTGCGTTCCGCGAGTATTGCGCTGCACCACGCTGAGGCGGCAGGCAAGAACCACTCGGTTCGCTTCGAACCATGGATGCAGGCCAGCGCCAGCGCGCGCCAGTCGCTCGAAACCGACCTGCGAGCCGCCCTGGCGCTCAACAAAGTGGAGCTGCGCAAAGCGATGGTAGTGGACCAGTTCAAGATCTACTACCAGCCGCAGGTGTCGTTGCCGGATATGCAGCTCACGGGGTTCGAGGCGCTGGTGCGCTGGCAACATCCGGTGCGCGGTATGATCAATCCCGACGACTTCATCCCGCTGGCCGAAGAGATCGGTCTGATTGGTTTGCTGGGCGACTGGGTGATGCACACGGCCTGTCGGACGGCCGCCGCCTGGCCCCTGTTGTCGAATGGGCGGGCGCTGCAGGTAGCGGTGAACGTGTCGCCGATTCAGTTGCGCGAACGACGCGCGCTGGTGGCGAGCATTGCCGACGCGCTGGCCCAATCAGGGTTGGACGCCGCGCGTCTGGAAGTCGAGATCACCGAAAGCGCGTTGATCGGCGATGCATGCGAGACACTGCGATCTATCAAGCACCTCGGTGTCACGCTGGCGCTCGACGATTTTGGCACGGGCTTCTCCTCGCTGAGTCAACTGGCACACTACCCGTTTGATCGACTGAAGATCGATCGCTCGTTCGTCCGGAATTTGCCCGATGGCGCTGACCTGACGAGTGCCGACGCCACGCACGCGCGATGGATGATCCAGGCGATTGCCTCGTTGGGGAGTGGCCTCGACATGTGCACGATCGCCGAGGGCGTGGAGACCATCGCGCAGGCCGAGATGGTGCGCGCCGCCGGCGTCACCGATATCCAGGGATTTCTCATTTCGCGTCCAGTCCCCGAGGGCGATGTCCTCGCGCTCGTGCGACGACTCGATGCAGCCAGCACCGATGCCATTCACATTTTCACCGAGATCAACCATGTCGAACGCCCTCTACAGCCTGGCGTACTTCAGCCGTAACAGCATCGTCGGCACCGCCGACGAAGTGCAGGCCAACATCGCCGCGATTTTGCGCACCGCGCGACGCTCCAACGCGCAGTCCGGCGTCACCGGTGCGTTGCTGTTCAGCGACGGATGTTTCGCACAAGTGCTCGAAGGTGAGCGCACGCAGGTGGAGACGATCTTCGAAACGATTCAGTGCGACCCACGTCATCACGATGTCACCATCCTGCACCTGCACGAAATCGAAGCGCGCAGCTTCGGTGCCTGGTCGATGGCGTTCGCAGGTATCGACGGCGTTTCGGTCGACCCGCAGTTGCAGCACGACGGCATGCACGATCTCGCGGGTATTATGGCCCAGGACGCGGGCCAGAACCTGCTGGCTTCGCTCCACAGCGTGGTGCATCGCGACGATCTGGCGCGCCGCGCCGACGGCTAGGCCGCCGCGCCCGCCACGTCGCGCTGGAACCGCGCCTGCGACGTGGGACACCTCGACGAACGCAGGTCGAAGCGGCACATTCCTGCAGACTCGTAGGATCGCGCGCACATCGTGGCCGTTGGAAGCGATGGGCCGCCGCCTCACTCGTTTACGGGAGGACGACATGCGGGGCCATCGAACGTGCGTCGGCGCCATGATCGTTGCCAGCCTGGGCACGCTTACCGCCTGCCGTGACGTCCCGGGCACGAACGCGACCGCGACCGCGAACGCGGGAGCCGACGTGCCGGTGACGGTGCGCGCGGGCGCCATCGTGGCACCCGACTCGGTGCGGCCGGGATGGGCGCGCGTGCGGGTCAACGAGACTGACGGCGAGCACATCGTCGTGGTGTTCCGGCTGCCGGCATCCACGACGGCGGCCGACGTACCCACGTTCGTCGCCGCGTTGGATACCGCGCCCGCAACGCCGCGGCCCGGTGTCGCCCTCGGCGGGCCGGAAGTCGGTTCGCGAGGCGACGTGATCGTGCATCTCACGCCGGGCGTGTACGTGCTCGCGTGTGTG
This region of Gemmatimonas groenlandica genomic DNA includes:
- a CDS encoding SDR family oxidoreductase, whose translation is MIDFTQNRLREKVVLIVGGSSGIGLAAARQAAAQGASLALLARNAERLATAATAVRTAGTASVSTHAVDATDVTALEAAFAEVQRIHGAIDHVLLTAGGATLAPLLDHRSIDEQVAPLEQRIRTAIITVRALAPGMRDGGSFVFVGGISTDRPVKGAWATGVATAAAEQLARTLALELAPIRANAISPGWIDTPMWDGVLGDEKSDVFAQIVARTPIGRFASAEETADAALFLMQNGGITGEVLHIDGGQRLT
- a CDS encoding Ohr family peroxiredoxin, with product MSHINVSELDTTALFSIAATATGGRDGRIATADGRLESRLAFPPELGGDGNGLSPEHLFAAGHAACFASSVKVAAQHAGVRVSTVRVTATVTVQRESSGAFRLRSALEVDAPELPPAQAAAIIEATHGICMYSRALAGHADVTATWLAPAV
- a CDS encoding putative bifunctional diguanylate cyclase/phosphodiesterase yields the protein MATDEDRLTGLCTRPTLRERLAEALAQATPDGPQPALLALDLDRFQEVNDSTGLATGDGVLSRVARRIVSAAPPGATVARISGDEFAVLLPDSSTGEAVAARLLELIGRPYAVNGHAVTISVSIGLALSPHDGGDADALLRSASIALHHAEAAGKNHSVRFEPWMQASASARQSLETDLRAALALNKVELRKAMVVDQFKIYYQPQVSLPDMQLTGFEALVRWQHPVRGMINPDDFIPLAEEIGLIGLLGDWVMHTACRTAAAWPLLSNGRALQVAVNVSPIQLRERRALVASIADALAQSGLDAARLEVEITESALIGDACETLRSIKHLGVTLALDDFGTGFSSLSQLAHYPFDRLKIDRSFVRNLPDGADLTSADATHARWMIQAIASLGSGLDMCTIAEGVETIAQAEMVRAAGVTDIQGFLISRPVPEGDVLALVRRLDAASTDAIHIFTEINHVERPLQPGVLQP
- a CDS encoding BLUF domain-containing protein, which translates into the protein MSNALYSLAYFSRNSIVGTADEVQANIAAILRTARRSNAQSGVTGALLFSDGCFAQVLEGERTQVETIFETIQCDPRHHDVTILHLHEIEARSFGAWSMAFAGIDGVSVDPQLQHDGMHDLAGIMAQDAGQNLLASLHSVVHRDDLARRADG